The genome window TGTGAATTACAAAAGGCACCGATTTAAACTCAACCAGACTGGCATTATTGTAGCAATCATTCTAATAAGATTTTATGAAAAGACTGTTCATATTAACAGTCATAAACGAAACATATACCGGATAACCGGTGACTATAAAGGAGCTGAAAGCTTTGGGAACAGGAATAATTGGTATTGGCCGTGAACTTCCAGAGAAAATTTTAACAAATTTTGATTTAGAAAAAATGGTTGATACGAATGATGAATGGATTAGAACAAGAACTGGGATAGAAGAACGAAGAATTGCAGACGACAATACAGATACATCTGATATTGCATTAGCTGCAGCACAGAAAGCAATTGATGATGCTGGTATTCACCCAGAAGATATTGATATGATTATGGTGGCAACTGTTACGCCAGATCAATCATTCCCTTCTGTTGCCTGTATGATTCAAGAGAAACTAGGAGCTAAAAAAGCAGCAGCGATGGATTTAAGTGCTGCATGTGCAGGTTTTATGTATGGGATGATAACTGCAAAACAATTTATTGATACAGGAGTTTATAAATATATACTAGTAGTTGGGGTAGAAAAGCTTTCTAAAATTACGAACTGGGAAGATCGCAATACTGCTGTTCTTTTTGGTGACGGTGCAGGAGCTGCTGTATTAGGGAAAGTTTCTGAAGGAAGAGGCATTCTTTCTTTTGAACTAGGGGCAGATGGTTCTGGTGGAAAACATCTTTATTTAGATGAGGAAGACTATATTTACATGAATGGTAGAGAAGTTTTTAAATTTGCTGTTCGCCAAATGGGAGAAAGCAGTGAGAATGTTTTGGTGAAAGCTGGTTTATCTAAAGAAGACGTAGACTTCCTTATTCCACACCAAGCTAATATTCGCATTATGGAAGCATCTAGACAAAGATTGAATTTACCGGAAGAAAAACTATCGAAGACAGTTCATAAATATGGAAATACAAGTGCTGCATCTATACCGATTTCATTGGTGGAAGAATTAGAGGCTGGTAAAATCAAAGATGATGATGTACTTGTAATGGTTGGTTTTGGTGGAGGTCTGACTTGGGGCGCGATTGCAATGCGCTGGGGTAGATAATAAATTACTTCCTATATAAATAGAACATACTTTTTAAGTTGATGATAATTACAAAAAAGGAGAAAAAGTCATGAGTACAAATAAAAGAGTAGTTGTTACTGGTATTGGTGCTGTAACACCGCTTGGTAATGATGCAATAACTACCTGGAAAAATATTGTTGCTGGAGTTTCTGGGATTGGACCATTAACTAGAATAAATGCAGATGAATATCCAGCTAAAGTTGCTGCAGAAGTGAAGGACTTTAATCCAGAGGATTTTATGGATAAAAAAGATGCTAGAAAAATGGATCGCTTTACACAATATGCAGTCGCAGCTTCCCTGATGGCTGTAAAGGATGCCGAATTGCAAATTACGGATGAAAACGCACCGCGTGTTGGGGTTTGGATTGGGTCTGGTATTGGTGGAATGGAGACTTTCGAAAATCAATATGAAACTTTCCAAAAAAGAGGATATAAACGTGTAAGTCCTTTCTTCGTACCAATGTTAATTCCAGATATGGCATCAGGACAGGTATCGATTACATTAGGAGCAAGAGGCGTGAATTCTTGTACGGTTACTGCTTGTGCAACGGGTACAAACTCAATCGGAGATGCCTTTAAAGTAATTCAGCGTGGCGATGCTGATGCGATGATTACTGGAGGGGCAGAAGCGCCGATTACTAAAATGTCAGTAGCAGGCTTCTGTGCAAATACTGCGTTATCTTTCAATCCAGATCCAAAAACAGCAAGCAGACCATTTGATGCAAATCGTGATGGCTTTGTTATCGGAGAAGGAGCAGGAATCGTTGTTCTTGAAGAATTAGAGCATGCATTAGCGAGAGGTGCTAAAATCTATGCAGAAATAGTTGGGTATGGTTCGACTGGAGATGCTTATCATATTACTTCCCCTGCACCAGGAGGCGAAGGTGGAGCAAGAGCAATGAAAATGGCAATCAATGATGCAGGACTTACTCCAGAAGATGTTTCATATATTAATGCACATGGTACAAGTACTGCTTATAACGATAAGTTTGAAACAATGGCAGTCAAAGAAGTATTTGGAGACTATGCTTATAAAGTACCAATGAGTTCAACCAAATCAATGACAGGTCACTTACTTGGTGCAGCAGGGGGAATTGAAGCTATTTTTAGCGTATTAGCAATAAAAGATAGCATCGTGCCACCAACAATAAATTTTGAAACAGCAGATCCAGATTGTGATCTAGACTATGTTATCAATACACATAGAAAACAAGAAGTAAATGTAGCAATGAGTAATTCCCTAGGATTCGGCGGTCATAACGCTACAATTGTGTTTAAAAAATATCAATAATTCATGGATTTTGTTTGAAAGAGCATTTAATAAAAAAACTGCTAAGCTTCATTTATTAATCGAGGCTTAGCAGTTTTTTAATGTTAAAATAAAATCTCCTTTATTTATAATAATTTTAAATTAATATTGACTATTATTATAAAGTGTATATAATTAAAACTATAATTCTATTATTTAACATAGAAAATTCGGAATGAATCAATTTATAAAGAAAACGCTTTCTTTAGAAGGTGAACTAGCATATCACGTAGAAAGGAAGAATTCTATGCTTAGTATAGAAAGAGCTAAAAACCTCTTAAAAGAAAAAAATATACGTTTAACACCACAACGGCTAGAATTAATTAATATACTTTCTAAAGACAACAAGCATTGGACAGTAGATGAAATTTACCATGTCCTAAATGAGAATATGCCTTCGGTTAGTATTACAACTGTTTATAATAATGTTCATTTATTTACGGAATTACAATTATTAAAAGAAATACAATTCGGAGAAGGATTAAGTAAATATGAATGGAAGAAAGAGGAGCATTATCATATTGTCTGTAGTGATTGCGGAGAAATAGTTGATATTTGGTATCCTACGTTAAGGGAGGTAGAGGCATTTGCGAAATCCATATCTAAATTCCATATCAGTTCCCACAGCCTCCAATTTTATGGAACCTGTGAGCAGTGTTCAAAAGCATGAACGAAAACAAGAAACTATTTGTTTAGAATGTAAACAACCAATCAAAAAATTAAAGCATTCCATCCGATGTGGATGTGGAAGTAGAATATTGAAAGATTTTCAGAAATAAAGCTAAATATACAAATTTATTTGGATTACAAAGAAAAGGATAGACAAAGGAGAACTGGGAGTGCGTTCTTCATTGTCTATCCTTTTTTGTATAGGGAGGTTTTGAAAAGCCTGACTGCTATCAAGGTTAAATAGTAAGTCATTTAGTATCAATACGCTGCCAGCTCTGGAACCTCTAATTTCGATTTCCATATACTGTTTAAATGAATAGGAAAAAGAATGAAGAGGGGAAATAGCAGTGGGGGTAATCAAAACAAATAAATGGTTAGAAGATAATTTTTATGAACCAACTACAATATGTGAACATTTTCAATCAGCATTTGATGGAGATAAGCCTCAAAATATATATCGATATTTAATGAGATTTGGGATGTATAAGCCATCAAGACATTCGAGACAAGCATTTGAGAAGATGAAGGAACAAGATACGTGGAGTAAAGTAGAACGGATTTTTTTTAAGTATAAGAAAAAATGGAAGGGGCCAGATATACCTATATACGTATTTCCTTTTCAGTCTTCTTGGAGAGGAGACGAAAATAAATCTGGTGTATCGTTTCCTGATCAACTCTTCTTATTTATTGATGATGTCGAAAATGAAAAAGAGCTAGAAGCCCTTTTTATTCATGAATATCATCATGTATGCCGAATTCATTACCAAAAGAAAGCTATAGAGGATTATACCTTACTAGATTCCATCATAATGGAAGGATTAGCGGAGCTTGCGGTGAAAGAAAACTGCGGAGAAGCCTATAATGCTAATTGGTGTCACTTGTATGATGAAGAAGAAATAAAGCAATTTTGGGAGACAGAGCTTAAGGAACATTTACATGTAAAGAAAACAGAAGAGAAACATGATGATTTATTGTATGGTTATAGACGCTATCCCCGTCTTATTGGCTATAATACAGGTTTTTATCTTGTGAATTCTTTACATTCCAAGCAAAAAATCTTAGAAAAAGATCATTTCACAATTAATAGTGAAGCTTTTTTGTAATACTATACTACTATTTGAATGACGAGTTTAGCAGAATAGCTCGTCTATTTTTTATGGGAACATTGAAAGGGGATCTCCTCTTTATAAAAAAGACATGTTAGCGAAAGTTTGTACATATTATGTTAATAGGTTATAAAAATGATTGTTCAATTTTTAGGATGAACTTTAGCAATATATTTAAAGAGAAAAATGATATTCCGCTATATGTATGCCTATTACTAGGGAAACTGGAACATAAAGAGAAAATCGTCATAAAAAAAATAATCCTTTGAAAATAGGAATAAATTTACTAAGCTCTGACAATACTTATGGACAAACAGTTGTTGAAGTGAGGGATAAAATATGCAGTATCTTCATGATGTTTGGGTAAATTGGTTTGAAGGGGAAGAAAACGGATATAATGTATGTCACTTTCATGAATGGCGAAAAGATGATGGTGTTGAATTATTGGACCAAGTTCCACTTTTGAAAGTAGATTCATGCTTATACAATTACATAGAAAATGACTTGGCAGAAATACCACGACAATTATTAGAAGAGATTTATCAGAAGGCATATCTACGAAAGAATCATGAACGAATTCAATTAGATTATTGTTTTGTTGTTTCTGATGGGATTGGTCTTTTAGTAGTAGATACAATCGGATACTCTGTTCCCATTCGAAAAAGCCGAATGATACCTAGACAAGAACAATTGGCCTATGAATTGCTTGAAAATCAAGAAACGATTTATTATAATTTTCAAAACACGGAAGAGAAAAAGGAGTTCCATATACTATCACCTGATCCTCATGTGATGAATGGATTAACGAGAAAAGAAAGGCAATTAAAGCAATTACTGTTTATGGCATTAGATCAACTACATTCTTCTGAAAACGTAGCAGAAGTTCGTTATTGGTATACAGAATGGAGCCCAGAACGCTATTTTGAAATTCAGCATTTAGATTTTGAGCATGCATGGAATGAACTATATGAGTGTACAAAATACGGATGGTCTAAAAAGCATGAACAGTTTTGTGAGAATATTATAAAAGGTCAGCCCTTTTTTGAAAAGCTTTGGGAAATGGAGCATGGTCCGAAAGTAAATTAATAGTAACCAATTTAATAAAATTAATAGGATAAAAAAGCCTGCCACTTAAGTATCCTAGCACTAAGTTAAACCCAAACACTCTGAGGAGATAGCAAGTATATTTCCAGTGATTGTTTGGGTTTTATTCGTCATTTTGCGAAATTTCATCAGGAAAAGGTAACAGGGAAGGCTTCTCTGTTATAAAGACAAATTGCCCCTGATATATTTTTTCTCACACATCCCATAAATTCGTGTCAACTGTAATTCCCCATCTAATATCTTCCCCCTACTGATTTGGAGCATAAAAAAACGATGGCGTTAACCATCGTTTTGATAAGGGAGGGGCTTAACGACGTTTACGTCCTAATCCCATTGCGTTTTCCATTTTTTTAATCATTTTCCCTGCCACTTTATTTGCTTTTGCCGCACCTTCGTCTAAAATGTCATCTAATTCAGTTGAATTCATTAGCTCATTGTATTTTTCTTGAATTGGTTTTAATGCATCCACTACAACGTTGGCTAAGTCAGACTTGAAATCTCCATATCCTTTTCCTTCGTACTTTTCTTCAAGGCTTTGGATACTTTCCCCTGAAAGAATAGAATAAATTGATAAAAGGTTGGAAACCCCTGGTTTATTTTCTCGATCGAATTTAACGATACCTTCAGAGTCTGTTACCGCACTTTTAATCTTCTTCGTAATCTGTGCTGGCTCGTCCAATAAAGTGATGGTTGCCTTATTATTTGTATCAGATTTACTCATTTTCTTTGTAGGATCCTGTAAGGACATAATGCGAGCTCCTACTTTTGGAATGCGTACTTCAGGAATAGTAAGAATATCATTATATTTTTTATTAAAACGCTCGGCTAGATCACGAGTTAATTCAAGATGTTGTTTTTGATCTTCTCCAACTGGAACAATATCTGTACTATATAGAAGGATATCTGCAGCCATTAATGGTGGATAGGTTAATAATGCAGCAGAAACAGCATCTTTACCAGTTGATTTGTCTTTGAATTGTGTCATTCTTTCTAATTCGCCGATATAAGAAATACACTGCATCACCCAAGCTCCTTGGGCATGGGCTGGTACTTCTGATTGAATAAATAAAGTCGCTTTATTAGGGTCGATTCCTACAGCTAAGTACAGAGCTGCTAGGCTGCGAATATTGTTTCGAAGTACCATGCGATCTTGAGGCACTGTAATGGCATGTTGATCCACAATACAGAAGAAACAATTGTATTCATCTTGTAGCTCCACGAATTGACTTAATGCACCTATATAATTCCCTAATGTAATGGTGCCGCTTGGTTGAATCCCAGAAAAGATAGTTTTCATCAAATACTTCCTCCAATATGTATTCTAGACCCTTGATTAGTTTATAGATGTTTCTAATCAAGCGGTTTATTCTATTTAATAGTTTATTTTAGAGCCATGGTTATCTGCAAGAGAAACAGTTTTCTTCAAGCAAATACGATAGTACTGTTAAAAATAGAATCTAGAAACTTAATGATCAATATCATTATTATAACCATTTTAGCATGATTAGTTGATATGCAAAGGCTGTTTTCTTAAAGTTTGCCAATTTTAATAAAAAAGAATAGATGCAACTAATATGCGAGGAATAAATTTAAATTCTGATAAATTTATATTAATATAATTATTCTGTAGATTTATATATTTCAGATTTGTTTTTATTCTACAAAATTCTACAAAATTCCACAAAGTTCTTGCGTGTTGAATAATCCAATTATATAATTGTCATTGCGAATGGATTAGGTAGTAATATTTCAGACTATTTAAAAACATGTAAGAATACATAAATAATTTGTAATGAATGAAATAATTATTCCTGTATAATATTTTGTGCGTTTTATTGTGCTCTATTTTAATTGGAAACTGTCATTTATTCTAATTGACTGACTATTTAGGAAATGATTGCTTGTGTATTCTGAGGTTTAGAGTGGGAAAGATATTTTCGAAGTTCCATTTGAGGAAATTATTAAGGGGGTAATTACATGAGAAAAAGAATGGTTGTACTAATGAGTTTAGTGCTTATACTCAGTGCTTTTCTTGCTGCATGTGGTAATAACAAAGGTGGTAGTGATAAAGCATCACAAAATCTTCGTTTAAATATTGTTTCAGAGCCACCAACATTACATCCAGCATTAGCTACAGATTCAACATCTGGTGGAGTGTTAATTCAAACTTTTGAAGGGTTAACTCGAATTGATAAAGATGGAGTTCCGCAGCCAGCTATGGCAGAAAAAATCGATATATCAGATGATCAGTTAACTTACACGTTCAAAATCCGCGAAGATGCAAAATGGACAAATGGTGATCCAGTAACGGCAGCAGACTTTGAATATGCTTGGAAATGGGCACTTAATCCTCAAAACCAATCACAGTATGCTTATCAACTATATGCCATTAAAGGTGCTGAAGCAGCAAACAATGGTAAAGGTAGTCTTGATGATGTTGCTATTAAAACAGTAGATGAAAAAACGTTAGAAGTAACATTAGTAAACCCAACGCCATATTTCTTACAATTGCTAGCTTTCTATACTTATTTCCCAGTTAATAAAAACGTTGCAGAAGCAAATCCAGATTGGTATAAAAATGCTGGAGATGATTATGTAACGAATGGTCCTTTCAAAATGACGGAATGGAATCATAGTGAGTCTATCCTTTTAGAAAAGAACGAAGACTATTGGGATGCAGACAAAGTTAAATTAGAAACAGTAGAAATGACAATGGTAGAAGATCCAACAACAGAATTAAGCATGTTTGATAACGATGAATTAGATTGGGCTGGCTTACCTTTTGGTGCATTACCTACTGATTCTATTAAAGCTTTAAAAGATAAAGGTGACCTAAATATCAAAGCGATAGCAGGTACTTATTGGTATAAATTTAATACAAATGAAAAGCCATTTAACAATGAAAATATTCGTAAAGCTTTAACATATGCGATAGATCGTAAAGCAATTGTTGAGCAAATTACACAAGGTGGACAAATTCCAGCAACAGCAGTTGTTCCTCCAACCATGTTTTCAGAAAACGAAAAAGGTTATTTTAAAGATAAAGATATCAAAGCAGCAAAAGCAGCTCTGGAAAAAGGTTTAAAAGAGGAAGGCTATGCAAGTGTAAAAGACTTACCAAAAATCATATTATCATATAATACCGGTGAAGC of Niallia circulans contains these proteins:
- the fabF gene encoding beta-ketoacyl-ACP synthase II — encoded protein: MSTNKRVVVTGIGAVTPLGNDAITTWKNIVAGVSGIGPLTRINADEYPAKVAAEVKDFNPEDFMDKKDARKMDRFTQYAVAASLMAVKDAELQITDENAPRVGVWIGSGIGGMETFENQYETFQKRGYKRVSPFFVPMLIPDMASGQVSITLGARGVNSCTVTACATGTNSIGDAFKVIQRGDADAMITGGAEAPITKMSVAGFCANTALSFNPDPKTASRPFDANRDGFVIGEGAGIVVLEELEHALARGAKIYAEIVGYGSTGDAYHITSPAPGGEGGARAMKMAINDAGLTPEDVSYINAHGTSTAYNDKFETMAVKEVFGDYAYKVPMSSTKSMTGHLLGAAGGIEAIFSVLAIKDSIVPPTINFETADPDCDLDYVINTHRKQEVNVAMSNSLGFGGHNATIVFKKYQ
- the trpS gene encoding tryptophan--tRNA ligase, whose protein sequence is MKTIFSGIQPSGTITLGNYIGALSQFVELQDEYNCFFCIVDQHAITVPQDRMVLRNNIRSLAALYLAVGIDPNKATLFIQSEVPAHAQGAWVMQCISYIGELERMTQFKDKSTGKDAVSAALLTYPPLMAADILLYSTDIVPVGEDQKQHLELTRDLAERFNKKYNDILTIPEVRIPKVGARIMSLQDPTKKMSKSDTNNKATITLLDEPAQITKKIKSAVTDSEGIVKFDRENKPGVSNLLSIYSILSGESIQSLEEKYEGKGYGDFKSDLANVVVDALKPIQEKYNELMNSTELDDILDEGAAKANKVAGKMIKKMENAMGLGRKRR
- a CDS encoding Fur family transcriptional regulator — its product is MLSIERAKNLLKEKNIRLTPQRLELINILSKDNKHWTVDEIYHVLNENMPSVSITTVYNNVHLFTELQLLKEIQFGEGLSKYEWKKEEHYHIVCSDCGEIVDIWYPTLREVEAFAKSISKFHISSHSLQFYGTCEQCSKA
- a CDS encoding DUF2268 domain-containing protein, with protein sequence MGVIKTNKWLEDNFYEPTTICEHFQSAFDGDKPQNIYRYLMRFGMYKPSRHSRQAFEKMKEQDTWSKVERIFFKYKKKWKGPDIPIYVFPFQSSWRGDENKSGVSFPDQLFLFIDDVENEKELEALFIHEYHHVCRIHYQKKAIEDYTLLDSIIMEGLAELAVKENCGEAYNANWCHLYDEEEIKQFWETELKEHLHVKKTEEKHDDLLYGYRRYPRLIGYNTGFYLVNSLHSKQKILEKDHFTINSEAFL
- a CDS encoding YjbA family protein gives rise to the protein MQYLHDVWVNWFEGEENGYNVCHFHEWRKDDGVELLDQVPLLKVDSCLYNYIENDLAEIPRQLLEEIYQKAYLRKNHERIQLDYCFVVSDGIGLLVVDTIGYSVPIRKSRMIPRQEQLAYELLENQETIYYNFQNTEEKKEFHILSPDPHVMNGLTRKERQLKQLLFMALDQLHSSENVAEVRYWYTEWSPERYFEIQHLDFEHAWNELYECTKYGWSKKHEQFCENIIKGQPFFEKLWEMEHGPKVN
- a CDS encoding beta-ketoacyl-ACP synthase III, coding for MGTGIIGIGRELPEKILTNFDLEKMVDTNDEWIRTRTGIEERRIADDNTDTSDIALAAAQKAIDDAGIHPEDIDMIMVATVTPDQSFPSVACMIQEKLGAKKAAAMDLSAACAGFMYGMITAKQFIDTGVYKYILVVGVEKLSKITNWEDRNTAVLFGDGAGAAVLGKVSEGRGILSFELGADGSGGKHLYLDEEDYIYMNGREVFKFAVRQMGESSENVLVKAGLSKEDVDFLIPHQANIRIMEASRQRLNLPEEKLSKTVHKYGNTSAASIPISLVEELEAGKIKDDDVLVMVGFGGGLTWGAIAMRWGR
- a CDS encoding peptide ABC transporter substrate-binding protein, encoding MRKRMVVLMSLVLILSAFLAACGNNKGGSDKASQNLRLNIVSEPPTLHPALATDSTSGGVLIQTFEGLTRIDKDGVPQPAMAEKIDISDDQLTYTFKIREDAKWTNGDPVTAADFEYAWKWALNPQNQSQYAYQLYAIKGAEAANNGKGSLDDVAIKTVDEKTLEVTLVNPTPYFLQLLAFYTYFPVNKNVAEANPDWYKNAGDDYVTNGPFKMTEWNHSESILLEKNEDYWDADKVKLETVEMTMVEDPTTELSMFDNDELDWAGLPFGALPTDSIKALKDKGDLNIKAIAGTYWYKFNTNEKPFNNENIRKALTYAIDRKAIVEQITQGGQIPATAVVPPTMFSENEKGYFKDKDIKAAKAALEKGLKEEGYASVKDLPKIILSYNTGEAHAKIAQAVQDMWKKNLGINVELDNEEWQVYLEKIDSGDYQVGRMSWSGDYNDAFNFLELYRDANGGNNDTGWENPEYKKLLDASQKETDEVKRKQLLQDAETILMNELPIAPVYFYTNTWVQKDNLKDVVISGLGEAQLKWAHFE